A genome region from Nycticebus coucang isolate mNycCou1 chromosome 4, mNycCou1.pri, whole genome shotgun sequence includes the following:
- the CUX2 gene encoding homeobox protein cut-like 2 isoform X1, producing the protein MAANVGSMFQYWKRFDLRRLQPPRPWRSASEPLAGGASRRKELNSVASELSARQEESEHSHKHLIELRREFKKNVPEEIREMVAPVLKSFQAEVVALSKRSQEAEAAFLNVYKQLIEAPDPVPVFEAARSLDDRLQPPSFNPSGQPRRDLHASWKRNPELLGPKEQREAASPTGPTLTEGSRLPGIPGKALLTETLLQRNETEKQKGLQEVQITLAARLGEAEEKIKVLHSALKATQAELLELRRKYDEEAASKADEVGLIMTNLEKANQRAEAAQREVESLREQLASVNSSIRLACCSPQGPSGDKVNFTLCSGPRLEAALASKDREILRLLKDVQHLQNSLQELEETSANQIADLERQLTAKSEAIEKLEEKLQAQSDYEEIKTELSILKAMKLASSTCTLPQLCTLSPQCLAKPDDSLLMAKEAFFPAQKFLLEKTGLLASPEEDPSEDDSIKDSLGTEQSYPSPQQLPPPPGPEDPLSPSPGQPLLGPGLGPDGPRTFSLSPFPGLAPGERPMMPPTTFKGETGGLLPFPPAFYGAKHPTAPATPAPGPEPPGGPEPADSGGGSMAGTGAEEEQLDTAEIAFQVKEQLLKHNIGQRVFGHYVLGLSQGSVSEILARPKPWRKLTVKGKEPFIKMKQFLSDEQNVLALRTIQVRQRGSITPRIRTPETGSDDAIKSILEQAKKEIESQKGGEPKNLTAPLSITNGTASASTSEDAIKNILEQARREMQAQQQALLEMEAGPRGRSVPPSPPERPSVAGVSQNGAPAYVKQEDSSSGVGAAAQTPLTVLSPAAFVQSIIRKVKSEIGDAGYFDQHWASDRGLLSRPYNSVSPSLSSSSSSYSGQPNGRAWPRGDEAQATTEDEAAGCEEESPRGGEPKAEGSIPEAGSGRLAYYPAYVPRTLKPTVPPLTPEQYELYMYREVDTLELTRQVKEKLAKNGICQRIFGEKVLGLSQGSVSDMLSRPKPWSKLTQKGREPFIRMQLWLSDQLGQAVGQAVGQQPRTTQASPMEPRSSPSPPPSPTEPEKSSQEPLSLSLESSKENQQPEGRSSSSLGGKMFSGSQTTGGIQEIVAMSPELDTYSITKRVKEVLTDNNLGQRLFGESILGLTQGSVSDLLSRPKPWHKLSLKGREPFVRMQLWLNDPHNVEKLRDMKKLEKKAYLKRRYGLISTGSDSESPATRSECPSPCLQPQDLSLLQIKKPRVVLAPEEKEALRKAYQLEPYPSQQTIELLSFQLNLKTNTVINWFHNYRSRMRREMLVEGTQDEPDLDPSGGPGILPPGLSHPDPTPQSPDSEAEDQKPTVKELELQEGSEESSTPLTTQDKDPVRIKQEQTEEITEEEASSQPQDLGEPDEGQGPPKEEHPDPSSDDGLLKVAPGPLLPGGTIPDCPLPHPPQESKARERLYLDPLSFKSASESSRCSLEVSLNSPSAASSPGLMMSVSPVPSSSAPISPSPPGAPPAKVPSASPTADTAGALHPSTKVNPNLQRRHEKMANLNSIIYRLERAANREEALEWEF; encoded by the exons ACCCCGTGCCTGTGTTTGAAGCGGCACGCAGCCTAGACGACAGACTGCAGCCCCCTAGCTTCAACCCCAGCGGGCAGCCCCGGAGAGACCTCCACGCTTCGTGGAAGAGGAACCCGGAGCTCCTCGGTCCCAAAG agcagagagaggcgGCATCTCCTACTGGGCCCACGCTGACTGAGGGGAGCCGCCTCCCAGGCATTCCCGGGAAAGCCCTCCTGACAGAAACCTTGCTGCAGAGAAATGAGACAGAGAAACAAAa GGGCCTTCAAGAAGTACAAATCACTTTGGCGGCCAGattgggggaggcagaggagaaaaTCAAAGTCCTACATTCAG CGCTGAAGGCCACACAGGCAGAGCTGCTGGAGCTGCGGCGGAAATACGACGAGGAGGCAGCATCCAA GGCAGATGAAGTCGGCCTGATCATGACCAACCTGGAGAAAGCTAATCAG CGAGCTGAGGCTGCCCAGAGGGAGGTGGAAAGTCTGCGGGAACAGCTGGCCTCTGTCAACAGCTCCATCCGCCTGGCTTGCTGCTCTCCCCAGGGGCCCAGTGGA GATAAGGTGAACTTCACGCTGTGTTCAGGGCCCCGGCTGGAGGCTGCCCTAGCCTCCAAGGACAGGGAGATCCTACGGCTGCTGAAGGATGTACAACACCTCCAGAACTCTCTGCAGGAGCTGGAGGAGACCTCTGCCAACCAGATCGCAGACCTGGAGCGGCAGCTCACAGCCAAGTCTGAGGCCATAGAG aagctggaagagaAGCTCCAGGCACAATCTGACTATGAAGAGATTAAAACAGAACTGAG CATCCTGAAGGCCATGAAGCTGGCGTCCAGCACCTGCACCCTCCCCCAG CTTTGCACCTTGTCTCCCCAGTGCTTGGCCAAGCCTGACGACTCACTGCTCATGGCAAAGGAGGCCTTCTTCCCTGCACAGAAGTTCCTCCTGGAGAAGACGGGTCTTCTGGCCAGCCCTG AGGAAGATCCTTCAGAGGACGATTCCATCAAGGActcgctgggcacagagcagTCCTACCCCTCCCCGCAGCAGCTCCCACCTCCCCCAGGGCCTGAGGACCCCCTGtcccccagccctgggcagccCCTTCTGGGCCCAGGCCTGGGGCCTGATGGCCCACGGACATTCTCACTGTCCCCCTTCCCTGGCCTGGCCCCAGGGGAGAGACCAATGATGCCCCCGACCACCTTTAAGGGAGAGACAGGTGGCCTGCTGCCATTCCCTCCCGCCTTCTATGGCGCCAAACACCCCACAGCCCCAGccaccccagcccctggcccTGAGCCACCTGGGGGCCCTGAACCTGCAGATAGTGGTGGTGGCAGCATGGCCGGGACCGGGGCAGAGGAAGAACAGCTGGACACGGCGGAGATCGCCTTTCAGGTGAAGGAACAGCTGCTCAAGCACAACATTGGGCAGCGAGTGTTTGGCCACTATGTGCTAGGGCTGTCGCAGGGCTCAGTCAGTGAGATCCTGGCCCGGCCCAAGCCCTGGCGCAAGCTCACAGTGAAGGGCAAAGAGCCCTTCATCAAGATGAAGCAGTTCCTGTCAGATGAGCAGAACGTGCTGGCCCTGAGGACCATCCAGGTGCGGCAGCGAG GCAGCATCACCCCAAGAATCCGCACGCCAGAGACAGGTTCAGACGATGCCATCAAGAGCATCCTAGAGCAAGCCAAGAAGGAGATCGAGTCACAGAAAGGAG gtgagcccaagaacttgacgGCCCCATTGAGCATCACGAACGGGACAGCCTCTGCCAGCACCTCAGAAGATGCCATCAAGAACATTCTGGAGCAGGCGCGCCGCGAGATGCAAGCACAGCAGCAAGCTCTGCTGGAGATGGAGGCGGGTCCCCGGGGCCGCTCGGTGCCTCCCTCACCCCCAGAGAGGCCCTCAGTGGCAGGCGTGAGCCAGAACGGGGCCCCAGCCTATGTCAAACAGGAGGACAGTAGCAGCGGAGTAGGGGCTGCAGCACAGACACCCCTTACGGTCCTGTCTCCGGCCGCCTTTGTGCAGAGCATCATCCGCAAGGTGAAGTCCGAGATTGGTGACGCCGGCTACTTTGACCAACACTGGGCATCAGACCGCGGCCTGCTCAGTCGCCCCTACAACTCAGTGTCACCCTCTCTGTCCTCGTCCTCCTCCAGCTACTCCGGCCAGCCCAACGGGCGGGCTTGGCCCCGTGGGGACGAGGCTCAAGCAACCACTGAAGATGAGGCAGCAGGGTGCGAGGAGGAGTCCCCAAGGGGGGGTGAACCCAAGGCTGAGGGCAGCATCCCGGAGGCAGGCAGCGGGCGGCTGGCCTACTACCCAGCCTATGTGCCGCGCACCCTGAAGCCCACCGTGCCACCCCTGACCCCGGAGCAGTACGAGCTGTACATGTACCGTGAGGTGGACACTCTGGAGCTGACCCGCCAAGTCAAGGAGAAGCTAGCCAAGAATGGCATCTGCCAGCGGATCTTTGGGGAGAAG GTGTTGGGCCTGTCACAGGGCAGCGTGAGCGACATGCTGTCCCGGCCAAAGCCATGGAGCAAGCTGACGCAGAAGGGGCGCGAGCCCTTCATCCGCATGCAGTTGTGGCTGTCGGACCAGCTGGGGCAGGCGGTGGGCCAGGCAGTGGGGCAGCAGCCCCGCACCACCCAGG CCAGCCCTATGGAACCGAGATCCTCGCCATCTCCACCCCCCAGCCCCACAGAGCCGGAGAAGAGCTCCCAGGAGCCCTTGAGCCTATCCCTGGAAAGCAGCAAGGAGAACCAGCAGCCAGAGGGCCGTTCCAGTTCCTCACTAGGCGGGAAGATGTTCTCAGGCAGCCAGACTACAGGGGGCATCCAGGAGATTGTGGCCATGTCCCCTGAGCTGGACACGTACTCTATCACCAAGAGGGTCAAGGAGGTCCTCACAGACAACAACCTAG GTCAGCGGCTGTTTGGGGAGAGCATCCTAGGCCTGACACAGGGCTCTGTGTCTGACCTGCTGTCCCGTCCTAAACCCTGGCACAAGCTGAGCCTGAAGGGGCGGGAGCCCTTTGTCCGAATGCAGCTGTGGCTCAATGACCCCCATAATGTAGAAAAGCTGAGGGACATGAAGAAGCTGGAGAAGAAAG CCTACCTGAAACGCCGCTATGGCCTCATCAGCACCGGCTCGGACAGTGAGTCCCCAGCCACCCGTTCCGAGTGCCCTAGCCCCTGTCTGCAGCCACAAGACCTGAGCCTCCTGCAAATCAAGAAGCCACGGGTGGTGCTGGCGCCTGAGGAGAAGGAGGCACTGAGGAAGGCCTACCAGCTGGAACCCTACCCCTCCCAGCAGACCATCGAGCTCTTATCCTTCCAGCTTAACCTCAAGACCAACACCGTCATCAATTGGTTCCACAACTACAG GTCCCGGATGCGCCGGGAGATGTTGGTGGAGGGGACCCAGGATGAGCCAGACCTCGACCCAAGTGGGGGTCCTGGCATCCTACCACCAGGACTCTCCCACCCAGACCCCACCCCACAGAGCCCTGACTCTGAGGCTGAGGACCAGAAGCCTACTGTGAAGGAACTAGAGCTTCAGGAGGGCTCTGAGGAGAGCAGCACACCCCTGACCACCCAGGACAAGGACCCTGTGAGGATCAAGCAGGAACAGACCGAGGAGATCACCGAGGAGGAGGCAAGCAGCCAGCCCCAGGACTTAGGGGAGCCTGACGAAGGCCAAGGTCCCCCGAAAGAGGAACATCCAGACCCCAGTAGTGATGATGGACTCCTAAAAGTGGCCCCAGGGCCCCTCCTTCCAGGTGGAACCATCCCAGACTGCCCCTTACCACATCCCCCCCAGGAGAGTAAGGCCAGAGAACGGCTTTACCTGGACCCTCTAAGTTTTAAGTCAGCCTCAGAGTCTTCACGCTGCAGCCTGGAGGTGTCACTGAACTCACCTTCAGCCGCCTCTTCACCAGGTCTCATGATGTCTGTGTCACCTGTGCCCTCCTCCTCAGCCCCcatctccccatccccacctGGCGCCCCCCCTGCCAAAGTGCCGAGTGCTAGCCCCACTGCTGATACAGCTGGGGCCTTGCACCCCAGCACTAAGGTGAACCCCAACTTGCAGCGGCGACATGAGAAGATGGCAAATCTGAACAGCATCATCTACCGACTAGAGAGGGCTGCCAATCGGGAGGAGGCGCTGGAGTGGGAGTTCTGA
- the CUX2 gene encoding homeobox protein cut-like 2 isoform X2: MAANVGSMFQYWKRFDLRRLQPPRPWRSASEPLAGGASRRKELNSVASELSARQEESEHSHKHLIELRREFKKNVPEEIREMVAPVLKSFQAEVVALSKRSQEAEAAFLNVYKQLIEAPDPVPVFEAARSLDDRLQPPSFNPSGQPRRDLHASWKRNPELLGPKEQREAASPTGPTLTEGSRLPGIPGKALLTETLLQRNETEKQKGLQEVQITLAARLGEAEEKIKVLHSALKATQAELLELRRKYDEEAASKADEVGLIMTNLEKANQRAEAAQREVESLREQLASVNSSIRLACCSPQGPSGDKVNFTLCSGPRLEAALASKDREILRLLKDVQHLQNSLQELEETSANQIADLERQLTAKSEAIEKLEEKLQAQSDYEEIKTELSILKAMKLASSTCTLPQCLAKPDDSLLMAKEAFFPAQKFLLEKTGLLASPEEDPSEDDSIKDSLGTEQSYPSPQQLPPPPGPEDPLSPSPGQPLLGPGLGPDGPRTFSLSPFPGLAPGERPMMPPTTFKGETGGLLPFPPAFYGAKHPTAPATPAPGPEPPGGPEPADSGGGSMAGTGAEEEQLDTAEIAFQVKEQLLKHNIGQRVFGHYVLGLSQGSVSEILARPKPWRKLTVKGKEPFIKMKQFLSDEQNVLALRTIQVRQRGSITPRIRTPETGSDDAIKSILEQAKKEIESQKGGEPKNLTAPLSITNGTASASTSEDAIKNILEQARREMQAQQQALLEMEAGPRGRSVPPSPPERPSVAGVSQNGAPAYVKQEDSSSGVGAAAQTPLTVLSPAAFVQSIIRKVKSEIGDAGYFDQHWASDRGLLSRPYNSVSPSLSSSSSSYSGQPNGRAWPRGDEAQATTEDEAAGCEEESPRGGEPKAEGSIPEAGSGRLAYYPAYVPRTLKPTVPPLTPEQYELYMYREVDTLELTRQVKEKLAKNGICQRIFGEKVLGLSQGSVSDMLSRPKPWSKLTQKGREPFIRMQLWLSDQLGQAVGQAVGQQPRTTQASPMEPRSSPSPPPSPTEPEKSSQEPLSLSLESSKENQQPEGRSSSSLGGKMFSGSQTTGGIQEIVAMSPELDTYSITKRVKEVLTDNNLGQRLFGESILGLTQGSVSDLLSRPKPWHKLSLKGREPFVRMQLWLNDPHNVEKLRDMKKLEKKAYLKRRYGLISTGSDSESPATRSECPSPCLQPQDLSLLQIKKPRVVLAPEEKEALRKAYQLEPYPSQQTIELLSFQLNLKTNTVINWFHNYRSRMRREMLVEGTQDEPDLDPSGGPGILPPGLSHPDPTPQSPDSEAEDQKPTVKELELQEGSEESSTPLTTQDKDPVRIKQEQTEEITEEEASSQPQDLGEPDEGQGPPKEEHPDPSSDDGLLKVAPGPLLPGGTIPDCPLPHPPQESKARERLYLDPLSFKSASESSRCSLEVSLNSPSAASSPGLMMSVSPVPSSSAPISPSPPGAPPAKVPSASPTADTAGALHPSTKVNPNLQRRHEKMANLNSIIYRLERAANREEALEWEF; encoded by the exons ACCCCGTGCCTGTGTTTGAAGCGGCACGCAGCCTAGACGACAGACTGCAGCCCCCTAGCTTCAACCCCAGCGGGCAGCCCCGGAGAGACCTCCACGCTTCGTGGAAGAGGAACCCGGAGCTCCTCGGTCCCAAAG agcagagagaggcgGCATCTCCTACTGGGCCCACGCTGACTGAGGGGAGCCGCCTCCCAGGCATTCCCGGGAAAGCCCTCCTGACAGAAACCTTGCTGCAGAGAAATGAGACAGAGAAACAAAa GGGCCTTCAAGAAGTACAAATCACTTTGGCGGCCAGattgggggaggcagaggagaaaaTCAAAGTCCTACATTCAG CGCTGAAGGCCACACAGGCAGAGCTGCTGGAGCTGCGGCGGAAATACGACGAGGAGGCAGCATCCAA GGCAGATGAAGTCGGCCTGATCATGACCAACCTGGAGAAAGCTAATCAG CGAGCTGAGGCTGCCCAGAGGGAGGTGGAAAGTCTGCGGGAACAGCTGGCCTCTGTCAACAGCTCCATCCGCCTGGCTTGCTGCTCTCCCCAGGGGCCCAGTGGA GATAAGGTGAACTTCACGCTGTGTTCAGGGCCCCGGCTGGAGGCTGCCCTAGCCTCCAAGGACAGGGAGATCCTACGGCTGCTGAAGGATGTACAACACCTCCAGAACTCTCTGCAGGAGCTGGAGGAGACCTCTGCCAACCAGATCGCAGACCTGGAGCGGCAGCTCACAGCCAAGTCTGAGGCCATAGAG aagctggaagagaAGCTCCAGGCACAATCTGACTATGAAGAGATTAAAACAGAACTGAG CATCCTGAAGGCCATGAAGCTGGCGTCCAGCACCTGCACCCTCCCCCAG TGCTTGGCCAAGCCTGACGACTCACTGCTCATGGCAAAGGAGGCCTTCTTCCCTGCACAGAAGTTCCTCCTGGAGAAGACGGGTCTTCTGGCCAGCCCTG AGGAAGATCCTTCAGAGGACGATTCCATCAAGGActcgctgggcacagagcagTCCTACCCCTCCCCGCAGCAGCTCCCACCTCCCCCAGGGCCTGAGGACCCCCTGtcccccagccctgggcagccCCTTCTGGGCCCAGGCCTGGGGCCTGATGGCCCACGGACATTCTCACTGTCCCCCTTCCCTGGCCTGGCCCCAGGGGAGAGACCAATGATGCCCCCGACCACCTTTAAGGGAGAGACAGGTGGCCTGCTGCCATTCCCTCCCGCCTTCTATGGCGCCAAACACCCCACAGCCCCAGccaccccagcccctggcccTGAGCCACCTGGGGGCCCTGAACCTGCAGATAGTGGTGGTGGCAGCATGGCCGGGACCGGGGCAGAGGAAGAACAGCTGGACACGGCGGAGATCGCCTTTCAGGTGAAGGAACAGCTGCTCAAGCACAACATTGGGCAGCGAGTGTTTGGCCACTATGTGCTAGGGCTGTCGCAGGGCTCAGTCAGTGAGATCCTGGCCCGGCCCAAGCCCTGGCGCAAGCTCACAGTGAAGGGCAAAGAGCCCTTCATCAAGATGAAGCAGTTCCTGTCAGATGAGCAGAACGTGCTGGCCCTGAGGACCATCCAGGTGCGGCAGCGAG GCAGCATCACCCCAAGAATCCGCACGCCAGAGACAGGTTCAGACGATGCCATCAAGAGCATCCTAGAGCAAGCCAAGAAGGAGATCGAGTCACAGAAAGGAG gtgagcccaagaacttgacgGCCCCATTGAGCATCACGAACGGGACAGCCTCTGCCAGCACCTCAGAAGATGCCATCAAGAACATTCTGGAGCAGGCGCGCCGCGAGATGCAAGCACAGCAGCAAGCTCTGCTGGAGATGGAGGCGGGTCCCCGGGGCCGCTCGGTGCCTCCCTCACCCCCAGAGAGGCCCTCAGTGGCAGGCGTGAGCCAGAACGGGGCCCCAGCCTATGTCAAACAGGAGGACAGTAGCAGCGGAGTAGGGGCTGCAGCACAGACACCCCTTACGGTCCTGTCTCCGGCCGCCTTTGTGCAGAGCATCATCCGCAAGGTGAAGTCCGAGATTGGTGACGCCGGCTACTTTGACCAACACTGGGCATCAGACCGCGGCCTGCTCAGTCGCCCCTACAACTCAGTGTCACCCTCTCTGTCCTCGTCCTCCTCCAGCTACTCCGGCCAGCCCAACGGGCGGGCTTGGCCCCGTGGGGACGAGGCTCAAGCAACCACTGAAGATGAGGCAGCAGGGTGCGAGGAGGAGTCCCCAAGGGGGGGTGAACCCAAGGCTGAGGGCAGCATCCCGGAGGCAGGCAGCGGGCGGCTGGCCTACTACCCAGCCTATGTGCCGCGCACCCTGAAGCCCACCGTGCCACCCCTGACCCCGGAGCAGTACGAGCTGTACATGTACCGTGAGGTGGACACTCTGGAGCTGACCCGCCAAGTCAAGGAGAAGCTAGCCAAGAATGGCATCTGCCAGCGGATCTTTGGGGAGAAG GTGTTGGGCCTGTCACAGGGCAGCGTGAGCGACATGCTGTCCCGGCCAAAGCCATGGAGCAAGCTGACGCAGAAGGGGCGCGAGCCCTTCATCCGCATGCAGTTGTGGCTGTCGGACCAGCTGGGGCAGGCGGTGGGCCAGGCAGTGGGGCAGCAGCCCCGCACCACCCAGG CCAGCCCTATGGAACCGAGATCCTCGCCATCTCCACCCCCCAGCCCCACAGAGCCGGAGAAGAGCTCCCAGGAGCCCTTGAGCCTATCCCTGGAAAGCAGCAAGGAGAACCAGCAGCCAGAGGGCCGTTCCAGTTCCTCACTAGGCGGGAAGATGTTCTCAGGCAGCCAGACTACAGGGGGCATCCAGGAGATTGTGGCCATGTCCCCTGAGCTGGACACGTACTCTATCACCAAGAGGGTCAAGGAGGTCCTCACAGACAACAACCTAG GTCAGCGGCTGTTTGGGGAGAGCATCCTAGGCCTGACACAGGGCTCTGTGTCTGACCTGCTGTCCCGTCCTAAACCCTGGCACAAGCTGAGCCTGAAGGGGCGGGAGCCCTTTGTCCGAATGCAGCTGTGGCTCAATGACCCCCATAATGTAGAAAAGCTGAGGGACATGAAGAAGCTGGAGAAGAAAG CCTACCTGAAACGCCGCTATGGCCTCATCAGCACCGGCTCGGACAGTGAGTCCCCAGCCACCCGTTCCGAGTGCCCTAGCCCCTGTCTGCAGCCACAAGACCTGAGCCTCCTGCAAATCAAGAAGCCACGGGTGGTGCTGGCGCCTGAGGAGAAGGAGGCACTGAGGAAGGCCTACCAGCTGGAACCCTACCCCTCCCAGCAGACCATCGAGCTCTTATCCTTCCAGCTTAACCTCAAGACCAACACCGTCATCAATTGGTTCCACAACTACAG GTCCCGGATGCGCCGGGAGATGTTGGTGGAGGGGACCCAGGATGAGCCAGACCTCGACCCAAGTGGGGGTCCTGGCATCCTACCACCAGGACTCTCCCACCCAGACCCCACCCCACAGAGCCCTGACTCTGAGGCTGAGGACCAGAAGCCTACTGTGAAGGAACTAGAGCTTCAGGAGGGCTCTGAGGAGAGCAGCACACCCCTGACCACCCAGGACAAGGACCCTGTGAGGATCAAGCAGGAACAGACCGAGGAGATCACCGAGGAGGAGGCAAGCAGCCAGCCCCAGGACTTAGGGGAGCCTGACGAAGGCCAAGGTCCCCCGAAAGAGGAACATCCAGACCCCAGTAGTGATGATGGACTCCTAAAAGTGGCCCCAGGGCCCCTCCTTCCAGGTGGAACCATCCCAGACTGCCCCTTACCACATCCCCCCCAGGAGAGTAAGGCCAGAGAACGGCTTTACCTGGACCCTCTAAGTTTTAAGTCAGCCTCAGAGTCTTCACGCTGCAGCCTGGAGGTGTCACTGAACTCACCTTCAGCCGCCTCTTCACCAGGTCTCATGATGTCTGTGTCACCTGTGCCCTCCTCCTCAGCCCCcatctccccatccccacctGGCGCCCCCCCTGCCAAAGTGCCGAGTGCTAGCCCCACTGCTGATACAGCTGGGGCCTTGCACCCCAGCACTAAGGTGAACCCCAACTTGCAGCGGCGACATGAGAAGATGGCAAATCTGAACAGCATCATCTACCGACTAGAGAGGGCTGCCAATCGGGAGGAGGCGCTGGAGTGGGAGTTCTGA